One region of Mangifera indica cultivar Alphonso chromosome 3, CATAS_Mindica_2.1, whole genome shotgun sequence genomic DNA includes:
- the LOC123211928 gene encoding probable polygalacturonase At3g15720 isoform X2, which translates to MQHRLLAMLASHVSDLLGRIYILIFVLSIFTNVNAAYGKAFNVVNYGAIGVGKSKDTWKIFTTFMVLSMAYRGSSLQLSLKPRAFDYYVNVMNMGAAGDGKTDDSQAFLKAWAAVCGARKSEPLLVIPRGKTFLLYPITFRGPCSSSSVNIQIWGNIVAPEYSAWKGKDVQTWLLFDSINWLKINGNGQIDGRGESWWKNAYSPYNRPSALTFNNCNNLRVNGLHHVNSQRNHISVTGSKSVVLSHLTITAPDSSPNTDGIDLDQSSNVIVKDCTIGTGDDCIAVGTESFNFIFNRITCGPGHGISIGSLGARGTFARVKNIQVYDSIFKGTTNGGGSGFAKNITFDKIHLESVQNPIIIDQYYCPYGNCQNQTSAVRLSDITYHRFRGTSVYPDAVILSCSHTTGCYNVRVRDVKIQNSKRGVVSKASCINAYGDSLNSYPAVDCLKR; encoded by the exons ATGCAGCATCGTTTGCTAGCTATGTTGGCGAGTCATGTTTCT GATTTGTTGggaagaatatatattttgatcttTGTACTATCAATTTTCACGAATGTGAATGCTGCTTATGGGAAAGCATTTAACGTTGTGAATTATGGAGCGATTGGTGTTGGAAAGTCAAAAGATACCTgg AAAATCTTCACTACATTCATGGTTTTATCCATGGCGTACCGCGGATCGAGCCTTCAACTCTCTCTTAAACCACGTGCTTTTGACTACTATGTGAATGTGATGAATATGGGGGCTGCTGGTGATGGAAAAACAGATGATTCACAG GCTTTTTTGAAAGCATGGGCAGCTGTTTGTGGAGCACGGAAATCTGAACCACTTCTGGTTATACCACGTGGGAAAACATTCCTTTTGTACCCGATTACGTTTCGGGGTCCATGCTCATCCTCATCCGTTAATATTCAG ATTTGGGGAAATATTGTGGCACCAGAATATTCAGCTTGGAAGGGAAAAGATGTGCAAACCTGGCTTCTTTTTGATAGCATAAACTGgcttaaaattaatggaaacgGGCAAATTGATGGACGCGGTGAAAGCTGGTGGAAGAATGCTTATAGTCCTTATAATAGACCCTCC GCTTTGACATTTAACAATTGCAATAACCTGCGTGTGAACGGATTGCATCACGTCAACAGCCAACGGAACCATATTAGTGTAACTGGTAGCAAGAGTGTAGTCCTTTCTCATTTAACTATCACTGCTCCTGATAGCAGCCCCAACACCGATGGCATCGATCTCGACCAGTCAAGCAATGTTATTGTAAAAGACTGCACCATTGGAACTG GTGATGACTGTATTGCAGTTGGTACTGAAtctttcaacttcatctttaaTCGTATCACATGTGGGCCAGGTCATGGCATAAG taTTGGAAGTTTGGGAGCACGTGGAACTTTTGCTAGAGTTAAAAACATTCAAGTCTACGACTCTATCTTCAAAGGGACTACTAATGGT GGAGGATCTGGGTTTGCCAAGAACATTACCTTTGACAAAATTCACCTTGAGTCAGTTCAGAACCCTATTATCATAGACCAATATTATTGTCCATATGGAAACTGCCAAAATCAG ACGTCAGCTGTTAGACTAAGCGATATCACGTACCATCGTTTCCGGGGGACTTCAGTTTATCCTGATGCAGTTATATTGAGTTGCAGCCATACTACTGGTTGTTACAATGTTAGAGTTAGAGACGTTAAAATACAGAATTCTAAGCGTGGAGTTGTTAGCAAAGCTTCATGCATCAACGCTTACGGAGACTCTCTTAATTCTTACCCGGCTGTAGATTGTCTTAAACGTTAA
- the LOC123211929 gene encoding probable polygalacturonase At3g15720 isoform X2: MLKIFTTFMVLSMAHCGSSLQLSLKPRAFEYSVNVMNMGAVGDGTTDDSQAFLKAWAAVCGAQKSEPLLVIPGGKTFLLYPVTFRGPCSSSSVNIQIWGNILAPEYSAWKGKDVQTWLLFDSINWLKIDGNGQIDGRGESWWKNAYSPYNRPSALTFNNCNNLRVNGLHHVNSQRNHITVTGSKSVVLSQLTITAPDSSPNTDGIDLDQSSNVIVKDCTIGTGDDCIAVGTESFNFTFNRITCGPGHGISIGSLGARGTSARVQNILVYDSIFKGTTNGVRIKTWQGGSGSAKNITFDKIRLESVQNPIIIDQYYCPHRNCQNQTSAVRLSDITYHNFRGTSVYPDAVILSCSHTTGCYNVRVSDVKIQNSKSGVVSEASCINAYGDSLNSYPAVDCLKR, encoded by the exons ATGTTG AAAATCTTCACTACATTCATGGTTTTATCCATGGCACACTGCGGATCGAGCCTTCAACTCTCTCTTAAACCACGTGCTTTTGAATACTCCGTGAATGTGATGAATATGGGGGCTGTTGGTGATGGCACAACAGATGATTCACAA GCTTTCTTGAAAGCATGGGCAGCTGTTTGTGGAGCACAGAAATCTGAACCACTTCTGGTTATACCAGGTGGGAAAACATTCCTTTTGTACCCAGTTACGTTTCGAGGTCCATGCTCGTCCTCATCAGTTAATATTCAG ATTTGGGGAAATATTCTGGCACCGGAATATTCAGCTTGGAAAGGAAAAGATGTGCAAACCTGGCTTCTTTTTGATAGCATAAACTGGCTTAAAATTGATGGAAACGGGCAAATTGATGGACGCGGTGAAAGCTGGTGGAAGAATGCTTATAGTCCTTATAATAGACCCTCC GCTTTGACATTTAACAATTGCAATAACCTGCGTGTGAATGGATTGCATCACGTCAACAGCCAACGGAACCATATTACTGTAACTGGTAGCAAGAGTGTAGTCCTTTCTCAATTAACTATCACTGCTCCTGATAGCAGCCCCAACACCGATGGCATCGATCTCGACCAGTCAAGCAATGTTATTGTAAAAGACTGCACCATTGGAACTG GTGATGACTGTATTGCAGTTGGTACTGAATCCTTCAACTTCACCTTTAATCGTATCACATGTGGGCCAGGCCATGGCATAAG taTTGGAAGTTTGGGAGCACGTGGAACTTCTGCTAGAGTTCAAAACATACTAGTCTACGACTCTATCTTCAAAGGGACTACTAATGGTGTAAGGATAAAAACATGGCAg GGAGGATCTGGGTCTGCCAAGAACATTACCTTTGACAAAATTCGCCTGGAGTCAGTTCAGAACCCTATTATCATAGACCAATATTATTGTCCACATAGAAACTGCCAAAATCAG ACGTCAGCTGTTAGACTAAGCGATATCACGTACCATAATTTCCGGGGGACTTCAGTTTATCCTGATGCAGTTATATTGAGTTGCAGCCATACTACCGGTTGTTACAATGTTAGAGTTAGCGACGTTAAAATACAGAATTCAAAGTCTGGAGTTGTTAGCGAAGCCTCATGTATCAACGCTTACGGAGACTCTCTTAATTCTTACCCGGCTGTAGATTGTCTTAAACGTTAA
- the LOC123211508 gene encoding DCC family protein At1g52590, chloroplastic — MALLVPGGCARLSFSRPAHGSRATVIVATLSPPRRDTVDWVEATASFFERDSRPIMLYDGVCNLCNGGVRFVRDIDRNGRIRYEALQSEAGKNLLRRSGRAPDDISSVVLVEKDRSYIKSDAVLKIMEYVDLPFPQLAFLLRIVPLFARDFVYDNIANNRYTIFGRSDSCELYDN, encoded by the exons ATGGCGCTTCTGGTTCCCGGCGGGTGCGCACGTTTAAGCTTCTCACGCCCGGCGCACGGTAGCCGTGCGACTGTCATAGTTGCTACTCTATCCCCTCCTAGACGTGACACTGTGGACTGGGTGGAGGCTACTGCGAGCTTCTTTGAACGTGACTCCAGACCCATCATGTTATATGACG GTGTTTGCAACTTGTGTAATGGAGGTGTGAGGTTTGTTCGTGACATTGATCGAAATGG GAGAATCAGGTATGAAGCACTCCAAAGTGAAGCAGGCAAAAATTTACTGAGGAGGTCAGGAAGAGCTCCTGATGATATTTCGAGTGTTGTACTCGTTGAAAAGGACAG gtCATATATCAAGTCAGATGCTGTTCTCAAGATAATGGAATATGTGGACTTACCTTTCCCTCAGCTTGCTTTTTTACTTCGGATTGTACCTCT GTTTGCGAGAGATTTTGTATATGACAACATTGCAAACAATCGGTACACGATTTTTGGTCGTTCAGACTCGTGTGAGTTATATGACAATTAA
- the LOC123211510 gene encoding RHOMBOID-like protein 5 has protein sequence MAVRIGPLYVLSGFGGSLLSCLHKEVRRETVSVGASGALFGLLGAMLSDLITNWTIYSKKCIAFTILGIVIALNLAVGFVPGVDNSAHIGGFIAGFLLGFIFLLRPQYGYVSSKYIAAGHDVKHRKPKYKFYQKLLWVTALVTFVAGSLSGLVKILSG, from the exons ATGGCAGTAAGAATTGGACCTCTGTATGTGCTTTCTGGGTTCGGCGGAAGTCTCTTGTCTTGTCTTCATAAAGAAGTAAGAAGAGAAACTGTTTCAGTGGGTGCTTCAGGTGCCCTCTTTGGACTGCTGGGAGCCATGCTTTCAGACCTTATCACAAACTGGACAATTTACTCAAAAAAG TGTATTGCCTTCACAATTCTTGGGATAGTTATAGCCCTGAATTTGGCTGTTGGATTTGTACCTGGTGTGGATAATTCAGCACATATAGGAGGATTTATTGCTGGGTTTCTTCTTggctttatttttcttctccgcCCTCAATATGGATATGTAAGCTCCAAATATATTGCAGCAGGACATGATGTCAAGCACAGGAAACCGAAGTACAAGTTCTATCAAAAGCTGTTGTGGGTTACAGCTTTAGTAACTTTTGTAGCCGG ATCATTGAGTGGCTTGGTGAAAATTTTGAGCGGCTGA
- the LOC123211930 gene encoding probable polygalacturonase At3g15720 isoform X1: protein MLKIFTVFMVLSMAYCGSSLQLSLKARAFDYSVNVMNMGAVGDGKTDDSQAFFKAWAAVCGAQKSEPLLVIPGGKTFLLYPVTFRGPCSSSSVNIQIWGNIVAPEYSAWKGKDVQTWLLFDSINWLKIDGNGQIDGRGESWWKNAYSPYNRPSALTFNNCNNLRVNGLHHVNSQRNHITVTGSKSVVLSQLTITAPDSSPNTDGIDLDQSSNVIVKDCTIGTGDDCIAVGTESFNFTFNRITCGPGHGISIGSLGARGTSARVKNILVYGSIFKGTTNGVRIKKWQGGSGFAKNITFDNIRLESVRNPIIIDQYYCPHRNCQNQPSAVRLSDITYHHFRGTSVYPDAVILSCSHTAGCYNVRVSDVKIQNSKSGVVSEASCINAYGDSLNSYPAVDCLKR from the exons ATGTTG AAAATCTTCACTGTATTCATGGTTTTATCCATGGCATACTGCGGATCGAGCCTTCAACTCTCTCTTAAAGCACGTGCTTTTGATTACTCCGTGAATGTGATGAATATGGGGGCTGTTGGTGATGGCAAAACAGATGATTCACAA GCTTTCTTCAAAGCATGGGCAGCTGTTTGTGGAGCACAGAAATCTGAACCACTTCTGGTTATACCAGGTGGGAAAACATTCCTTTTGTACCCAGTTACGTTTCGAGGTCCATGCTCGTCCTCATCAGTTAATATTCAG ATTTGGGGAAATATTGTGGCACCGGAATATTCAGCTTGGAAAGGAAAAGATGTGCAAACCTGGCTTCTTTTTGATAGCATAAACTGGCTTAAAATTGATGGAAACGGGCAAATTGATGGACGCGGTGAAAGCTGGTGGAAGAATGCTTATAGTCCTTATAATAGACCCTCC GCTTTGACATTTAACAATTGCAATAACCTGCGTGTGAATGGATTGCATCACGTCAACAGCCAACGGAACCATATTACTGTAACTGGTAGCAAGAGTGTAGTCCTTTCTCAATTAACTATCACTGCTCCTGATAGCAGCCCCAACACCGATGGCATCGATCTCGACCAGTCAAGCAATGTTATTGTAAAAGACTGCACCATTGGAACTG GTGATGATTGTATTGCCGTTGGTACTGAATCTTTCAACTTCACCTTTAATCGTATCACATGTGGGCCAGGCCATGGCATAAG cATTGGAAGTTTGGGAGCACGTGGAACTTCTGCTAGAGTTAAAAACATATTAGTCTACGGCTCTATCTTCAAAGGGACTACTAATGGtgtaaggataaaaaaatggcag GGAGGATCTGGGTTTGCCAAGAACATTACCTTTGACAATATTCGCCTTGAGTCAGTTCGGAACCCTATTATCATAGACCAATATTATTGTCCACATAGAAACTGCCAAAATCAG CCGTCGGCTGTTAGACTAAGCGATATCACGTACCATCATTTCCGGGGGACTTCAGTTTATCCTGATGCAGTTATATTGAGTTGCAGCCATACTGCCGGTTGTTACAATGTTAGAGTTAGCGACGTTAAAATACAGAATTCAAAGTCTGGAGTTGTTAGCGAAGCCTCATGCATCAACGCTTACGGAGACTCTCTTAATTCTTACCCGGCTGTAGATTGTCTTAAACGTTAA
- the LOC123211930 gene encoding probable polygalacturonase At3g15720 isoform X2, whose translation MLKIFTVFMVLSMAYCGSSLQLSLKARAFDYSVNVMNMGAVGDGKTDDSQAFFKAWAAVCGAQKSEPLLVIPGGKTFLLYPVTFRGPCSSSSVNIQIWGNIVAPEYSAWKGKDVQTWLLFDSINWLKIDGNGQIDGRGESWWKNAYSPYNRPSALTFNNCNNLRVNGLHHVNSQRNHITVTGSKSVVLSQLTITAPDSSPNTDGIDLDQSSNVIVKDCTIGTGDDCIAVGTESFNFTFNRITCGPGHGISIGSLGARGTSARVKNILVYGSIFKGTTNGGGSGFAKNITFDNIRLESVRNPIIIDQYYCPHRNCQNQPSAVRLSDITYHHFRGTSVYPDAVILSCSHTAGCYNVRVSDVKIQNSKSGVVSEASCINAYGDSLNSYPAVDCLKR comes from the exons ATGTTG AAAATCTTCACTGTATTCATGGTTTTATCCATGGCATACTGCGGATCGAGCCTTCAACTCTCTCTTAAAGCACGTGCTTTTGATTACTCCGTGAATGTGATGAATATGGGGGCTGTTGGTGATGGCAAAACAGATGATTCACAA GCTTTCTTCAAAGCATGGGCAGCTGTTTGTGGAGCACAGAAATCTGAACCACTTCTGGTTATACCAGGTGGGAAAACATTCCTTTTGTACCCAGTTACGTTTCGAGGTCCATGCTCGTCCTCATCAGTTAATATTCAG ATTTGGGGAAATATTGTGGCACCGGAATATTCAGCTTGGAAAGGAAAAGATGTGCAAACCTGGCTTCTTTTTGATAGCATAAACTGGCTTAAAATTGATGGAAACGGGCAAATTGATGGACGCGGTGAAAGCTGGTGGAAGAATGCTTATAGTCCTTATAATAGACCCTCC GCTTTGACATTTAACAATTGCAATAACCTGCGTGTGAATGGATTGCATCACGTCAACAGCCAACGGAACCATATTACTGTAACTGGTAGCAAGAGTGTAGTCCTTTCTCAATTAACTATCACTGCTCCTGATAGCAGCCCCAACACCGATGGCATCGATCTCGACCAGTCAAGCAATGTTATTGTAAAAGACTGCACCATTGGAACTG GTGATGATTGTATTGCCGTTGGTACTGAATCTTTCAACTTCACCTTTAATCGTATCACATGTGGGCCAGGCCATGGCATAAG cATTGGAAGTTTGGGAGCACGTGGAACTTCTGCTAGAGTTAAAAACATATTAGTCTACGGCTCTATCTTCAAAGGGACTACTAATGGt GGAGGATCTGGGTTTGCCAAGAACATTACCTTTGACAATATTCGCCTTGAGTCAGTTCGGAACCCTATTATCATAGACCAATATTATTGTCCACATAGAAACTGCCAAAATCAG CCGTCGGCTGTTAGACTAAGCGATATCACGTACCATCATTTCCGGGGGACTTCAGTTTATCCTGATGCAGTTATATTGAGTTGCAGCCATACTGCCGGTTGTTACAATGTTAGAGTTAGCGACGTTAAAATACAGAATTCAAAGTCTGGAGTTGTTAGCGAAGCCTCATGCATCAACGCTTACGGAGACTCTCTTAATTCTTACCCGGCTGTAGATTGTCTTAAACGTTAA
- the LOC123209929 gene encoding SPX domain-containing protein 2-like: MKYGKRLRNEVERSFPEWRGEFISYKQLKKQLNLIDPVSRPRKRPRISIGEIFDTGYGRNDVNSMTVNVGFTRLLDEEMQKVNTFYIDKEEDYIIRLKELQDMEANLSCRKEMLNLQKDILDFHAEMVLLLHYSVLNSTGFVKIVKKHNKRAGASIHVSFMPRALEQPIFSTGLLYKLMKECEAMLHRLFLDQP; this comes from the exons ATGAAGTACGGGAAAAGGCTTCGGAATGAGGTTGAGAGAAGCTTCCCTGAATGGAGAGGTGAGTTTATATCTTATAAGCAGTTGAAGAAACAACTGAATCTGATTGATCCTGTGTCAAGGCCAAGGAAGAGGCCAAGAATTTCCATTGGAGAAATTTTTGATACTGGGTATGGAAGAAATGATGTGAATTCGATGACGGTTAACGTCGGTTTCACCAGACTGTTAGATGAAGAAATGCAGAAAGTTAATACATTTTACATTGACAAAGAGGAAGATTACATCATCAGATTAAAG GAGCTGCAGGACATGGAAGCAAACTTGTCCTGCAGAAAAGAGATGTTAAATTTGCAGAAGgatattttagattttcatgCTGAAATGGTTCTGCTTTTGCATTACAGTGTGCTTAACTCCACAG GATTTGTGAAGATAGTGAAGAAGCACAACAAGCGAGCAGGTGCTTCGATTCATGTTTCATTCATGCCAAGGGCGCTAGAGCAGCCTATCTTCTCCACCGGCTTGCTTTACAAACTGATGAAGGAGTGCGAAGCTATGCTGCATCGCCTTTTTCTGGACCAGCCATAA
- the LOC123211928 gene encoding probable polygalacturonase At3g15720 isoform X1, with protein MQHRLLAMLASHVSDLLGRIYILIFVLSIFTNVNAAYGKAFNVVNYGAIGVGKSKDTWKIFTTFMVLSMAYRGSSLQLSLKPRAFDYYVNVMNMGAAGDGKTDDSQAFLKAWAAVCGARKSEPLLVIPRGKTFLLYPITFRGPCSSSSVNIQIWGNIVAPEYSAWKGKDVQTWLLFDSINWLKINGNGQIDGRGESWWKNAYSPYNRPSALTFNNCNNLRVNGLHHVNSQRNHISVTGSKSVVLSHLTITAPDSSPNTDGIDLDQSSNVIVKDCTIGTGDDCIAVGTESFNFIFNRITCGPGHGISIGSLGARGTFARVKNIQVYDSIFKGTTNGVRIKTWQGGSGFAKNITFDKIHLESVQNPIIIDQYYCPYGNCQNQTSAVRLSDITYHRFRGTSVYPDAVILSCSHTTGCYNVRVRDVKIQNSKRGVVSKASCINAYGDSLNSYPAVDCLKR; from the exons ATGCAGCATCGTTTGCTAGCTATGTTGGCGAGTCATGTTTCT GATTTGTTGggaagaatatatattttgatcttTGTACTATCAATTTTCACGAATGTGAATGCTGCTTATGGGAAAGCATTTAACGTTGTGAATTATGGAGCGATTGGTGTTGGAAAGTCAAAAGATACCTgg AAAATCTTCACTACATTCATGGTTTTATCCATGGCGTACCGCGGATCGAGCCTTCAACTCTCTCTTAAACCACGTGCTTTTGACTACTATGTGAATGTGATGAATATGGGGGCTGCTGGTGATGGAAAAACAGATGATTCACAG GCTTTTTTGAAAGCATGGGCAGCTGTTTGTGGAGCACGGAAATCTGAACCACTTCTGGTTATACCACGTGGGAAAACATTCCTTTTGTACCCGATTACGTTTCGGGGTCCATGCTCATCCTCATCCGTTAATATTCAG ATTTGGGGAAATATTGTGGCACCAGAATATTCAGCTTGGAAGGGAAAAGATGTGCAAACCTGGCTTCTTTTTGATAGCATAAACTGgcttaaaattaatggaaacgGGCAAATTGATGGACGCGGTGAAAGCTGGTGGAAGAATGCTTATAGTCCTTATAATAGACCCTCC GCTTTGACATTTAACAATTGCAATAACCTGCGTGTGAACGGATTGCATCACGTCAACAGCCAACGGAACCATATTAGTGTAACTGGTAGCAAGAGTGTAGTCCTTTCTCATTTAACTATCACTGCTCCTGATAGCAGCCCCAACACCGATGGCATCGATCTCGACCAGTCAAGCAATGTTATTGTAAAAGACTGCACCATTGGAACTG GTGATGACTGTATTGCAGTTGGTACTGAAtctttcaacttcatctttaaTCGTATCACATGTGGGCCAGGTCATGGCATAAG taTTGGAAGTTTGGGAGCACGTGGAACTTTTGCTAGAGTTAAAAACATTCAAGTCTACGACTCTATCTTCAAAGGGACTACTAATGGTGTAAGGATAAAAACATGGCag GGAGGATCTGGGTTTGCCAAGAACATTACCTTTGACAAAATTCACCTTGAGTCAGTTCAGAACCCTATTATCATAGACCAATATTATTGTCCATATGGAAACTGCCAAAATCAG ACGTCAGCTGTTAGACTAAGCGATATCACGTACCATCGTTTCCGGGGGACTTCAGTTTATCCTGATGCAGTTATATTGAGTTGCAGCCATACTACTGGTTGTTACAATGTTAGAGTTAGAGACGTTAAAATACAGAATTCTAAGCGTGGAGTTGTTAGCAAAGCTTCATGCATCAACGCTTACGGAGACTCTCTTAATTCTTACCCGGCTGTAGATTGTCTTAAACGTTAA
- the LOC123211509 gene encoding embryo-specific protein ATS3B-like has product MIKAGAFLLLLVYILNLSEAKSVVLHRPQPHTSFKINATQAAGKCSYSVSIKTSCSSTTYTRDHVSLAFGDAYGNQVYAPRLDDPYSGTFERCSTDTYTLYGPCTYQICYLYLYRTGYDGWKPDSVTVYGYYTKSVTFYYNTWIPNGVWYGFDECHGASASA; this is encoded by the exons ATGATCAAAGCCGGAGCTTTTCTGCTACTTTTGGTTTACATTTTGAACTTATCAGAAGCCAAATCTGTTGTTCTTCATCGGCCTCAGCCTCATacatccttcaaaatcaatgcAACCCAG GCTGCAGGCAAATGCTCTTACTCAGTATCGATAAAAACAAGCTGTTCTTCCACCACATATACTCGCGATCATGTCAGCCTTGCTTTTGGCGATGCTTATGGCAACCAG GTGTATGCACCGAGGTTAGATGATCCGTATTCAGGAACATTTGAGAGGTGTTCGACAGATACATATACATTATACGGTCCGTGTACATACCAGATCTGTTATCTGTATCTCTACAGGACCGGATACGATGGCTGGAAGCCGGATTCTGTGACGGTTTATGGCTATTATACCAAGTCTGTTACTTTCTACTACAACACTTGGATTCCTAATGGCGTCTggtatggatttgatgaatgcCATGGCGCCTCGGCATCCGCCTGA
- the LOC123211929 gene encoding probable polygalacturonase At3g15720 isoform X1, whose protein sequence is MKLKIFTTFMVLSMAHCGSSLQLSLKPRAFEYSVNVMNMGAVGDGTTDDSQAFLKAWAAVCGAQKSEPLLVIPGGKTFLLYPVTFRGPCSSSSVNIQIWGNILAPEYSAWKGKDVQTWLLFDSINWLKIDGNGQIDGRGESWWKNAYSPYNRPSALTFNNCNNLRVNGLHHVNSQRNHITVTGSKSVVLSQLTITAPDSSPNTDGIDLDQSSNVIVKDCTIGTGDDCIAVGTESFNFTFNRITCGPGHGISIGSLGARGTSARVQNILVYDSIFKGTTNGVRIKTWQGGSGSAKNITFDKIRLESVQNPIIIDQYYCPHRNCQNQTSAVRLSDITYHNFRGTSVYPDAVILSCSHTTGCYNVRVSDVKIQNSKSGVVSEASCINAYGDSLNSYPAVDCLKR, encoded by the exons ATGAAACTC AAAATCTTCACTACATTCATGGTTTTATCCATGGCACACTGCGGATCGAGCCTTCAACTCTCTCTTAAACCACGTGCTTTTGAATACTCCGTGAATGTGATGAATATGGGGGCTGTTGGTGATGGCACAACAGATGATTCACAA GCTTTCTTGAAAGCATGGGCAGCTGTTTGTGGAGCACAGAAATCTGAACCACTTCTGGTTATACCAGGTGGGAAAACATTCCTTTTGTACCCAGTTACGTTTCGAGGTCCATGCTCGTCCTCATCAGTTAATATTCAG ATTTGGGGAAATATTCTGGCACCGGAATATTCAGCTTGGAAAGGAAAAGATGTGCAAACCTGGCTTCTTTTTGATAGCATAAACTGGCTTAAAATTGATGGAAACGGGCAAATTGATGGACGCGGTGAAAGCTGGTGGAAGAATGCTTATAGTCCTTATAATAGACCCTCC GCTTTGACATTTAACAATTGCAATAACCTGCGTGTGAATGGATTGCATCACGTCAACAGCCAACGGAACCATATTACTGTAACTGGTAGCAAGAGTGTAGTCCTTTCTCAATTAACTATCACTGCTCCTGATAGCAGCCCCAACACCGATGGCATCGATCTCGACCAGTCAAGCAATGTTATTGTAAAAGACTGCACCATTGGAACTG GTGATGACTGTATTGCAGTTGGTACTGAATCCTTCAACTTCACCTTTAATCGTATCACATGTGGGCCAGGCCATGGCATAAG taTTGGAAGTTTGGGAGCACGTGGAACTTCTGCTAGAGTTCAAAACATACTAGTCTACGACTCTATCTTCAAAGGGACTACTAATGGTGTAAGGATAAAAACATGGCAg GGAGGATCTGGGTCTGCCAAGAACATTACCTTTGACAAAATTCGCCTGGAGTCAGTTCAGAACCCTATTATCATAGACCAATATTATTGTCCACATAGAAACTGCCAAAATCAG ACGTCAGCTGTTAGACTAAGCGATATCACGTACCATAATTTCCGGGGGACTTCAGTTTATCCTGATGCAGTTATATTGAGTTGCAGCCATACTACCGGTTGTTACAATGTTAGAGTTAGCGACGTTAAAATACAGAATTCAAAGTCTGGAGTTGTTAGCGAAGCCTCATGTATCAACGCTTACGGAGACTCTCTTAATTCTTACCCGGCTGTAGATTGTCTTAAACGTTAA